AGAAAGCACCATCACCGGGGGTAATGCTACACAAGCCTTGTAGACGATTGAGGGAGTTAAGTACAATTTGCCTAACAACGGCGATCGCACCAATATTTTCCTTTAAATACTCCGCTTTTGCCTGTAAAGCGCCTAAAGCCGCATACTGGGATATTACTGGCGGACAAATCAAAATTGTATCCTGTACCTTTTTGACGGCGATCAGTAGATGTTTGGGAATCACCATATAGCCAATGCGCCAACTAGCAAAACCGTAGGCTTTGGAAAGGCTATACAGGGAAATTGTGTACTCGCTACTTCCAGGAAAAGCCCCAGGAGAAACGTGTTTTACGCCGTTATAGGTAAAGTATTCGTAGGCTTCATCGTTAATATGGTAAATACCGCGAGTGCCACAAATTTGATTTACTTGGTGTAATGCTGTTGCAGAATAGACGACTCCTGTAGGATTATTGGGTGAAATTGTGACTATTGCCCGTGTTTTTGGTGTAATTGCTTGAGTAATAGCCTCTGGACGCAGTTGGTAATTTTCATCAGTCTCTACCAATACTGCACAACAACCAGCCATTGCGATCGCCATTTCGTGGTTGAAATAATAGGGCTTATTCAAAATGATTTCATCGCCAGGTTTAGTAATAGCTAAAATGGCATTCATAAACCCCATATTGCTTCCCGCTGTGACAACAATGCAGTTGTCTTCATTGATTTCAATCCCATTAAAGTCTGACAATTTTTTGGCTATTGCTGTCAACAATGGGGGGATTCCCTCTACAGCTTTGTACAGATTATTAGCAGGTTCAGCTAGAAATTTAGGTAATAATTCGATAGCTTCTGGCGGTGGGTTGTAAGAAACAACACCCTGACCTAGAGAAATAGTACCAGGAGAATTTTTAATCAGTTCACCAACCACAGGAATAATCGGCGATTGAACCGCCTGCATCCGAGAAGATAAGTTTGTCATTTGTTATTAGTCATTGGTCATTTGTCATTGGTCATTTGTCATTTGTCATTGGTTATTTGTCATTGGTCATTTGTCATTGGTCATTTGTCATTGGTCATTTGTCATTGGTCATTTGTCATTGGTCATTGGTCATTGGTTATTTGTATTTAACTCCTAACTCCTAACTCCTAACTCCTAACTCCTAACTCCTAACTCCTAACTCCTAACTCCTAACTTGGATTTTGGTTCTATAAATAACACAACTAAAATCCTATCACCAATGACCGTTTCAGTTTCAATTAATTGCCATAAGTAAGTAGGCAGAAATAAACCAAACTATGTTAAGAAAAGTAAACAAGCCTGAAACTCTTACCAATGACCAATGACCAATGACAAAGGACAAATGACGACCCTCGACCGTACGGTTTATTTGCGCCGACCTACTTACTAAGTGGAGACTGACGTTTTCCTGTGATTACCATTTTGACGCCACGGGCTGGTGCGAGGGTAACACCTCGTCGCCTAGGTACTTCTGGTTGATTATCCGCTAGTGCTAATTCATAGCGTGACAGAATTGTTGCTAAGACTAGCTTCATTTCAAATACAGCCAAAGCCTCGCCCAAACAGCGACGCGCACCACCACCGAAGGGTATAAATTCATAGGGAGAAAATTGGCGTTCGAGAAAGCGTTCTGGTTTAAATTGCGTTGGATTGGGATATAAATCTTCACGCTGATGTGTAAGATACATACAGCCAACTACTGATGTCCCAGGCTCTAAGGAATGTCCTAGTAGTTCGACAGGTTCCTGGACAACCCTAGCAAAGGTCAACATTCCCACGGGGTAAATTCGCAAAGTTTCATTGCAAAAAGCTGTGAGATAAGGTAGTCGAAAAATGCTCATCGGGTCTGGTGCATCACCAAGTTTATCTATTTCTTGGAGCAATTTTTCTCGAATTTCTGGCTTTTGCTGAGTCCAATACAAACCCCAAGCCATTGCTGTGGCGGTGGTTTCATGTCCAGCAAACAATAGAGTCATCAACTCATCGCGCAATTCTTGATCTGTCATCGGATTTCCCGCTTCATCTTTGGCTGACATCAGCAATGAGAGGATATCAATGCGATCTTGATCGGTTTGTTCCCGGCGTTCCGCAATTTCTGCGTAGATCAATTCATCGATTTTCTGTCTATCTCGGACAAATTTTCCCCAAGGACTCCAAGGACCTAAATCTGTTTGTAAGAAGCGGAAAAACAGGAAGCTAGAACTCAAAGGTGAGTTAAATAAATCTAACATCAATACTAATTGACGCTTTAGTTTTTCGCTACGTTCCCCTTCATACAAGCCAAAAACAGTCTGTAATATAACTTGTAGGGAAATCCCTTGCATTGCAGTACGAGCCGAAAATGCCTTGTCTGTTGGTAATTGACTCAAAACTTTTGCTGTCAAATCACAAATTAACTCACCATAAGCTCGCATTCTATCGCCATGAAACGAAGGCATGACCAATTGTCGGCGCTGTCTGTGGCGCTCGCCTTCTAGCATAACAATAGAATAGTTCCCTATTAAGGGTTGCAAAATTTTATTTTCTTGACCAAGGGCTGCAAACTTCTTTCTATCGTTGGTTAAAAGTTCTTGAAGTCCTTGGGGATGGTTCACGAATACTAAAGGATGTCCCGAAGGAATCACTTTAGTAGTGAAAATGTCAGGATATTGTTTGGCAGAACTTTCCATATATCCTATAGGGTCAACAACCCACTGGAATTGCTGCAGGAAAGAAGGCTTGGTCAGAAGATTGGGTAATTTCATTTGATTTTTAATTGCGAATTCAACTCATATCTATCATAACTATTTAATAGCTTGATTATACAATTTATTTAACTTATTTATCGAGTCTGAATATGTCTGTAAATAGCTGCTATGTTCCGCGCATCATCAATCCCCCGATGGTGTGTACCGAGCAATTCTATACCCAAATGTTGCAGCGCTTGTGCCATACCAAATCTGTGAGATGTGCCTAAATACTCCGAAAATTCTTTTTTGATATTTCTGTGTTCTGCTCCAAAAGGTAATGATATATTATGAAACTTACAATCTTGCTTAAATTGGTTTTTATCGTAGTCTCCCCAAGAACAGAAAATATTGTTAGGAAATAAATCTATCCATTTTTTAAACTTAGCTATTGTCTCAGAGAATTGAGGAGCGTTTTCTACATCTTTTTGAGTAATTGTCGTTAATTTTGTACAAAATTCTGTCAAGTTTGGGTGTCTTGTCGGTTTGATGAACTGTTGAAACTCCGAATCAATTTCCCAGGTTTCTCGATTGAGCATTACTGCACCAATTTCAATGATTTCCATTTCGTGCCGAGCAATACTGTTATCATCACAGCAGGTGGCTTCTAAATCGACTACGAGAAAATAGTTTGTCATTTGTCAAGCGATTTAAAAGGTTTGAGCCAGGAAAGTTGTAAAGCGATATCTAGGGCGATCGCAGCTATCACAAACCATAATATACTTTCAACAGCTAGCACAAAATAAGGTACAATTGGTTCTCGATAATCTAAGCCAAGTTGAATTTGGGTTAAACCCCGCACCAAGCCAAAAGCTAGTACAGCACCAGCTTTCAACTGCGGATTTTTATCAGTCCGCATGATATAGCGGTAGGTGACGCCAAACAGCAAGCCAGAAAAGCCAGCGATCGCTGCACTCAGCAAAAACTGTAAGTTAACTGGGTAAATTTCCAGCGTTGGGAGTGTTGAAAAATACAATTTTAGCACTAAATTATTCAACAAACTGGTGATAAAAAAGGCTAAACTCAAAGAAAAACCCCCAATTATGCCAGCCTTGAGCGATTCAAAGCGTTCTGCCATTAATTGAGTATCAGAAATTACTTTCACCTTTTGCAACACCTTAACTAACCCTGCGGAGGAATCAACTGCCCTTTCCCAGTATGATAAATATTAGAAACGTTTTGTAAATTCACATAAAAGTAGGGACTATGGAGATTTTGACATTGGGTTGGGTATCATTGCTGGTTGTGTTCACTTGGTCAATTGCAATGGTAGTTTGGGGTCGTAACGGACTATAGAAGAATCGTGGAAAGTCCATTCCTGAGTATTTTGGCTTTAGTAGCCCTTGTGCTGCTCTTAGCAGCCACCGGTGGTATTGGCTATTTGACACTAGCAGATTGGCGCGATCGCCGTCGTCGAGAAGAAGAAAAACGCATGACTCGCACCACCACTCCCAAGCGGCGTTGACATTACCAATTGGTAATAGCCTGCACTTTGCTGCTTTGGGTCTAAGTAATTAAACTTAGGGTGAGAGTTCGCGACCTCTACAGGTCATTCCGTTATAGGTGGTGTTACGCCATCCATAACGGAATTACGAATTAACAATTATATCATGTTTGGTAAATTACCAATAATAAAAAACCCCACCCCTAAGCAGATGCTGCTGGATTGGGGATTGCACTTCTCTGCGAGACGCTACGCGAACGGCTCCGCTCAGTGACCAGGGATTGGGGATTGGGGATTGGGGATTGGGGACAAATGACAAATGACAAATGACAAATGACCAATGACCAATGACCAATGACAAATGACAAATGACCAATGACCAATGACCAATGACCAATGACCAATGACCAATGACCAATGACAAATGACAAATGACCAATGACCAATGACCAATGACCAATGACAAATGACCAATGACCAATGACCAATGACCAATGACCAATGACCAATGACCAATGACCAATGACCAATGACCAATGACCAATGACCAATGACCAATGACAAATGACTTAGATGCTCAAAGCAGCATAGCCAAAAGTAGCATTAAATTTTCGGCACCAAATCGCCACAGATTTAAATTCCTCTAGCTTGATATTCTTAGCTAGAACATAGCTTTGAGTACCGCTTGTTTTTTG
The Gloeotrichia echinulata CP02 DNA segment above includes these coding regions:
- a CDS encoding 3'-5' exonuclease — its product is MTNYFLVVDLEATCCDDNSIARHEMEIIEIGAVMLNRETWEIDSEFQQFIKPTRHPNLTEFCTKLTTITQKDVENAPQFSETIAKFKKWIDLFPNNIFCSWGDYDKNQFKQDCKFHNISLPFGAEHRNIKKEFSEYLGTSHRFGMAQALQHLGIELLGTHHRGIDDARNIAAIYRHIQTR
- the petN gene encoding cytochrome b6-f complex subunit PetN — translated: MEILTLGWVSLLVVFTWSIAMVVWGRNGL
- a CDS encoding pyridoxal phosphate-dependent aminotransferase, giving the protein MTNLSSRMQAVQSPIIPVVGELIKNSPGTISLGQGVVSYNPPPEAIELLPKFLAEPANNLYKAVEGIPPLLTAIAKKLSDFNGIEINEDNCIVVTAGSNMGFMNAILAITKPGDEIILNKPYYFNHEMAIAMAGCCAVLVETDENYQLRPEAITQAITPKTRAIVTISPNNPTGVVYSATALHQVNQICGTRGIYHINDEAYEYFTYNGVKHVSPGAFPGSSEYTISLYSLSKAYGFASWRIGYMVIPKHLLIAVKKVQDTILICPPVISQYAALGALQAKAEYLKENIGAIAVVRQIVLNSLNRLQGLCSITPGDGAFYFFLKVHTQIDAFELVKKLIQEHQVAVIPATTFGMEDGCYLRVAYGALEKDTAQEGISRLIKGLQNIIS
- a CDS encoding cytochrome P450, producing MKLPNLLTKPSFLQQFQWVVDPIGYMESSAKQYPDIFTTKVIPSGHPLVFVNHPQGLQELLTNDRKKFAALGQENKILQPLIGNYSIVMLEGERHRQRRQLVMPSFHGDRMRAYGELICDLTAKVLSQLPTDKAFSARTAMQGISLQVILQTVFGLYEGERSEKLKRQLVLMLDLFNSPLSSSFLFFRFLQTDLGPWSPWGKFVRDRQKIDELIYAEIAERREQTDQDRIDILSLLMSAKDEAGNPMTDQELRDELMTLLFAGHETTATAMAWGLYWTQQKPEIREKLLQEIDKLGDAPDPMSIFRLPYLTAFCNETLRIYPVGMLTFARVVQEPVELLGHSLEPGTSVVGCMYLTHQREDLYPNPTQFKPERFLERQFSPYEFIPFGGGARRCLGEALAVFEMKLVLATILSRYELALADNQPEVPRRRGVTLAPARGVKMVITGKRQSPLSK